The Eublepharis macularius isolate TG4126 chromosome 3, MPM_Emac_v1.0, whole genome shotgun sequence genome has a window encoding:
- the LOC129326340 gene encoding uncharacterized protein LOC129326340: MAMTDPEDENATDDPDLTQIEEFPEVTGQGAEDPQGDLNNPPAVEQPQVPTAQLSPATRLEKARTRTRRVSVLTNVTERMLSQAQREEQNNRKERGEILEATSHWRAAMESETRWHEDIIREAREDRRAFIEAQSQNMEGLNRAVGALSSLTELFVREQRAGPVAETFQNANSKTRDNDHDKAPLRKRARIIKKRERYDPSL; the protein is encoded by the exons atggccatGACCGATCCAGAGGATGAAAATGCCACAGATG ATCCAGATTTAACTCAGATAGAGGAGTTCCCGGAGGTGACAGGACAGGGCGCAGAGGATCCGCAAG GAGATCTGAACAATCCACCAGCAGTGGAACAACCGCAGGTCCCCACGGCACAACTGTCTCCTGCTACGCGCTTAGAAAAGGCACGCACCAGAACCAGGCGCGTCTCTGTCCTCACCAACGTTACAGAGAGAATGCTATCTCAGGCACAGAGGGAGGAACAGAACAACAGAAAGGAACGTGGAGAAATTCTGGAGGCAACCAGCCATTGGCGTGCAGCCATGGAATCAGAGACAAGATGGCACGAGGACATTATCAGGGAGGCAAGAGAGGATCGTAGGGCTTTTATTGAGGCACAGTCACAAAATATGGAGGGGCTTAATAGGGCTGTTGGTGCCCTCAGCTCCTTGACTGAACTCTTTgtcagggagcaaagagcaggcccGGTTGCAGAAACTttccaaaatgccaacagcaaaacaCGCGATAACGATCATGATAAGGCACCACTAAGAAAAAGGGCTCGGatcattaaaaagagagaaagatatgATCCATCCCTCTGA